From one Bradyrhizobium sp. Ash2021 genomic stretch:
- the hutG gene encoding N-formylglutamate deformylase, with translation MTPWLTVRRGDAPLIVSFPHTGTEIPAELESRLVSPWIARKDADWWIDKLYAFAADLGATTIHTAISRTVIDVNRNPAGTTLYPGQQTTELCPTTTFDGEPLYKSGAELVPAEIAERRTQYFDPYHARLEQEIVRLRQLFPTVAVYDCHSIRSVIPRLFDGELPNFNIGTNSGASCDPALTAGVEAICAKTGFTHVTNGRFTGGWITRRHGDPKNGVHTIQMELACRGYMPERLGPVAEGEWPASYDPTYAQPMRDALEGILKSCLSFAHERNLS, from the coding sequence ATGACGCCCTGGTTGACTGTCCGCCGCGGTGACGCACCGCTGATCGTTTCATTTCCACATACCGGAACCGAGATTCCGGCCGAACTGGAAAGCCGTCTGGTCTCGCCATGGATCGCCCGCAAGGACGCGGATTGGTGGATCGACAAACTTTACGCCTTCGCTGCGGATCTCGGCGCGACCACCATTCACACCGCGATATCGCGCACCGTGATCGACGTGAACCGCAACCCGGCCGGCACCACGCTTTATCCTGGTCAGCAGACCACCGAACTGTGCCCGACGACGACCTTCGATGGTGAGCCGCTTTACAAGAGTGGCGCCGAACTGGTCCCGGCCGAGATTGCCGAGCGTCGCACGCAATATTTCGATCCATACCATGCGAGACTGGAACAGGAGATCGTGCGCCTTCGACAGCTGTTTCCGACCGTCGCTGTCTACGACTGTCACTCGATCCGGTCCGTCATCCCCCGGCTGTTCGATGGTGAGTTGCCGAACTTCAATATTGGTACCAATTCCGGCGCGAGCTGCGATCCGGCTTTGACCGCAGGCGTCGAAGCCATCTGCGCCAAGACCGGCTTCACACACGTCACCAACGGCCGCTTTACCGGAGGCTGGATTACCCGCCGCCACGGCGACCCGAAAAACGGTGTGCACACCATTCAGATGGAGCTGGCGTGTCGCGGCTACATGCCTGAGCGGCTCGGGCCCGTCGCCGAAGGCGAATGGCCGGCATCCTACGATCCGACCTACGCCCAACCGATGCGCGACGCATTGGAAGGCATTCTGAAATCCTGTCTTAGTTTTGCTCACGAGAGGAATTTGTCATGA